The proteins below come from a single Geobacillus thermoleovorans genomic window:
- a CDS encoding DmpA family aminopeptidase, with protein MRRKLRDLGFSIGTLPTGERNQVTDVPGVRVGHVTIREDMNERTVIRTGVTAVLPHGGNWFLEKVPAACFVLNGFGKTVGLVQVEELGLIESPIMLTNTFSVGAVWQGTLEYMLAMTPEIGDTTGSANIVVGECNDSYLNTARALSVTKEHAKQAIAEARVDMEEGAIGAGTGMMCFGWKGGIGSSSRIAGGMYTVGALVVSNFGRREELRFVPYVPPSFDERDVPAGSIMMIVATDAPLDARQLKRLAKRAAVGLARTGSHVHHGSGDIVIAFSTAYTVPHFVDSAHQALPPLVRDDAPLMNELFQAAVEATEEAIWNSLTMAETTTGRNGRVGEAIPYSLLRWIKWTEK; from the coding sequence ATGCGCCGCAAACTTCGCGATCTTGGTTTTTCCATCGGCACGCTTCCGACAGGGGAGCGCAATCAAGTCACCGATGTGCCTGGGGTGCGGGTCGGTCATGTGACGATTCGGGAAGATATGAATGAGCGGACAGTGATCCGCACTGGGGTGACGGCGGTGTTGCCGCATGGGGGCAACTGGTTTTTGGAGAAGGTGCCCGCGGCTTGTTTTGTTTTGAACGGTTTTGGGAAAACGGTCGGGTTGGTGCAGGTCGAGGAACTTGGGTTGATCGAGTCGCCGATTATGCTGACCAATACGTTCAGTGTCGGCGCTGTCTGGCAAGGGACGCTTGAGTATATGCTTGCGATGACGCCGGAGATCGGAGATACGACCGGGTCGGCCAACATTGTCGTCGGGGAATGCAATGACAGCTATTTGAATACGGCGCGGGCGCTTTCGGTGACGAAGGAGCATGCGAAACAGGCGATTGCCGAGGCGCGCGTCGATATGGAAGAAGGGGCGATCGGCGCGGGGACGGGTATGATGTGCTTCGGCTGGAAAGGGGGCATTGGCAGCTCGTCGCGGATCGCGGGCGGGATGTATACGGTCGGAGCGCTTGTCGTGAGCAATTTCGGGCGGCGTGAAGAGCTGCGGTTTGTGCCGTATGTGCCGCCGTCGTTTGATGAACGGGATGTGCCGGCTGGTTCGATTATGATGATCGTCGCGACCGATGCGCCGCTTGATGCGCGGCAGTTGAAGCGGCTGGCGAAGCGGGCGGCGGTGGGGCTGGCGCGGACGGGAAGCCACGTTCATCATGGCAGCGGCGACATCGTCATCGCCTTTTCGACGGCATACACGGTTCCGCATTTTGTGGATTCAGCGCATCAGGCGCTGCCGCCGCTTGTCCGCGATGATGCGCCGCTCATGAACGAGTTGTTTCAGGCGGCTGTTGAGGCGACAGAGGAAGCGATTTGGAATTCATTGACGATGGCGGAGACGACGACCGGGCGAAATGGACGCGTCGGGGAAGCGATTCCGTATTCGTTGCTTCGATGGATCAAATGGACGGAGAAATGA
- a CDS encoding MFS transporter, with translation MNWKRSVRVLWLCNFMVSAGMTMVIPFLSLFLWQMGVTEHHALSIWTGLVFSVTFLSAAVMAPIWGVFADKYGQRANLIRAGIGMGLITGCMAFAASPMTLLALRFLVGFFSGFITVSFSYLARVVPRDHSGEALGTLQTGSIAGNIIGPLIGGALSDLFGFRPVFLVTGLCILLTLLPVIFWLEKDPVVPQTKENKASFKEVFRHRPLIVLFIATFLVQIAVLGVNSMMTIFVQSLIGHSSNLAFLSGLASSITGIATIIGAPYLGKLGDRIGQEKTLPILLVLSGLFALPQVWTDNIYELYVWRFLQGLVVGGVWPSIQALINAQSPRRIQGRVFGVTASSRFLGNLTGPTAAGAIAGFFSISSIFVLSGLLLIATGALVGYATHDRAWREEMKEKIAAWTHRLHSRY, from the coding sequence ATGAACTGGAAGCGAAGCGTCCGCGTTCTTTGGCTGTGCAATTTCATGGTTTCTGCCGGGATGACGATGGTCATTCCCTTTTTGTCGCTCTTTTTATGGCAAATGGGCGTCACTGAGCACCACGCCTTGAGCATCTGGACAGGACTTGTGTTTTCCGTCACGTTCCTATCAGCCGCTGTCATGGCGCCGATTTGGGGGGTATTCGCCGATAAGTACGGCCAGCGCGCCAACCTCATCCGCGCGGGGATCGGCATGGGCTTGATCACCGGATGCATGGCGTTCGCCGCCTCACCGATGACGCTGCTTGCTCTCCGATTTCTTGTCGGCTTTTTCTCTGGATTTATCACTGTCTCGTTTTCATACTTGGCCCGCGTTGTGCCGAGAGACCATAGCGGCGAGGCGCTCGGGACGCTGCAGACGGGAAGCATCGCCGGCAACATCATCGGGCCGCTCATCGGCGGCGCCTTATCCGACCTGTTCGGCTTCCGCCCGGTGTTTCTCGTGACCGGGCTTTGCATTTTACTGACGCTCTTGCCGGTCATTTTTTGGCTCGAAAAAGATCCCGTCGTGCCGCAGACAAAAGAAAACAAGGCCAGCTTCAAAGAAGTATTCAGACACCGGCCGCTCATCGTCTTATTTATCGCCACGTTTCTCGTGCAAATCGCGGTTCTTGGCGTCAACTCGATGATGACGATTTTTGTCCAATCGCTCATCGGCCATTCTAGCAATCTCGCCTTTCTATCCGGCCTCGCCTCGTCGATCACCGGCATCGCGACGATCATCGGCGCACCGTACTTAGGGAAACTCGGCGACCGGATCGGGCAGGAGAAAACATTACCGATACTGCTTGTGCTGTCCGGCTTGTTCGCCTTGCCGCAAGTATGGACGGACAACATTTATGAGCTGTACGTGTGGCGCTTCTTGCAAGGGCTTGTTGTTGGCGGCGTATGGCCGTCTATTCAAGCGCTCATCAACGCGCAAAGCCCGCGCCGCATTCAAGGGCGGGTGTTCGGCGTCACGGCAAGCAGCCGCTTCCTCGGCAACTTGACTGGCCCGACCGCCGCAGGCGCGATCGCAGGGTTCTTTTCCATTTCCTCCATTTTCGTCTTATCTGGTCTCTTGTTGATCGCCACCGGCGCATTGGTCGGGTATGCGACGCATGACCGTGCATGGCGCGAGGAAATGAAAGAGAAGATCGCCGCTTGGACACATCGTCTCCATAGTCGGTACTGA
- a CDS encoding PspA/IM30 family protein, whose translation MGIFRRIKTIILAEANEQIDRWEDPVAMTKQYLRQLEQQLEQGRQALTQQWVAERRYETLIAQAEATIEKRSRQAKLALERNEESVAKLALRDKLLYEKKLEAYKQQYEAIKAKTVEVANRLNQLRERYDELAAKQLELAARVNAAQALKQIDTALASFSADEALRGFARMEERVIALEAEAAAARFGTNAALSPVPFEEEVERELAKWKEAQANNA comes from the coding sequence ATGGGCATTTTTCGCCGGATCAAAACGATTATTCTCGCTGAGGCGAATGAACAAATTGACCGCTGGGAAGACCCCGTTGCCATGACGAAACAATATTTGCGCCAGCTTGAGCAACAACTCGAACAAGGCCGCCAAGCGCTCACCCAACAATGGGTCGCCGAGCGGCGCTATGAGACGCTCATCGCCCAAGCCGAAGCGACCATTGAGAAACGAAGCCGCCAAGCGAAACTGGCGCTCGAGCGCAACGAAGAATCGGTCGCCAAACTGGCGCTGCGTGATAAACTGTTGTACGAGAAAAAGCTGGAGGCGTACAAACAACAATACGAAGCCATCAAAGCGAAAACAGTTGAGGTCGCCAATCGCTTGAACCAACTACGCGAACGGTACGACGAACTCGCCGCCAAGCAGCTCGAGCTCGCGGCGCGGGTGAACGCCGCTCAAGCGTTGAAACAAATCGACACGGCGCTCGCTTCGTTTTCTGCCGATGAGGCGCTGCGCGGCTTCGCCCGCATGGAAGAGCGCGTCATCGCCTTAGAAGCCGAAGCGGCCGCCGCCCGGTTCGGGACGAATGCTGCGTTGTCCCCCGTGCCGTTTGAGGAAGAAGTGGAACGTGAATTAGCGAAATGGAAGGAAGCCCAAGCCAATAACGCCTAA